In the genome of Hymenobacter cellulosivorans, one region contains:
- the sbcD gene encoding exonuclease subunit SbcD — translation MRVLHTADWHLGQRFISGHERTDEHRYFLEWLVEVVREQRVEVLVIAGDIFDTGSPSNQALELYYSFLLNMRGTGCRDIVVVGGNHDSPATLNAPARLLRHLRVHVVGCVPDCFDDQVLVLDDADGKPGLVVCAVPFLRDRDVRLSVPGESAEEREARIKQGIADHYARVAEVERVWQLKELGLPVLATGHLYAAGAAPSDSERTIHVGNLGQVTADHFPTIFDYVALGHLHRPQRVGGREHIRYSGSPIPLSFSEIDHPKEILLLSFADGKLQSLEALLVPGTRRLARFHGDLAEVITALTTYDNTGFQLPAWVDVEVRSELTQLEVAEQLLKTIELLDRKHIEVLSRRHFRLVTLRALGDEADETPLTPSLHDFTEREVFERRLADEPEDSRPELLGTFDELLEWMHQEQP, via the coding sequence ATGCGCGTACTACACACTGCCGACTGGCACCTGGGCCAACGCTTTATCAGCGGCCACGAGCGAACCGACGAGCACCGCTACTTTCTGGAGTGGCTGGTGGAAGTGGTGCGCGAGCAACGGGTGGAAGTGCTGGTCATCGCCGGCGACATTTTCGATACCGGCTCGCCCTCCAACCAAGCCCTGGAGCTGTATTACTCGTTTCTGCTGAACATGCGCGGCACCGGCTGCCGCGACATTGTGGTGGTGGGCGGCAACCACGACTCCCCGGCCACGCTCAACGCCCCGGCCCGGCTGCTGCGCCACCTGCGGGTGCACGTGGTGGGCTGCGTGCCCGACTGCTTCGACGACCAGGTGCTGGTGCTCGATGACGCGGATGGCAAACCCGGCCTGGTGGTGTGCGCCGTGCCTTTCCTGCGCGACCGGGACGTGCGCCTCTCGGTGCCGGGCGAGTCGGCCGAGGAGCGCGAAGCCCGCATCAAGCAGGGCATTGCCGACCACTACGCCCGCGTAGCCGAAGTAGAGCGGGTATGGCAACTCAAGGAGCTGGGGCTGCCGGTGCTGGCTACCGGCCACCTCTATGCTGCCGGGGCGGCTCCTTCCGATTCGGAGCGCACGATTCACGTGGGCAATCTGGGCCAGGTTACGGCTGACCATTTCCCGACTATTTTCGACTACGTGGCTCTGGGCCATTTGCACCGGCCCCAGCGCGTGGGCGGCCGGGAGCATATTCGCTACAGCGGCTCCCCGATTCCGCTCTCATTTTCGGAAATTGACCATCCCAAGGAAATCCTGCTGCTCAGCTTTGCCGACGGCAAGCTCCAAAGCCTGGAGGCGCTGTTGGTGCCGGGTACGCGGCGGCTGGCCCGTTTCCACGGCGACCTGGCCGAGGTTATTACCGCCCTAACTACCTACGACAATACCGGATTCCAACTGCCGGCCTGGGTAGATGTGGAAGTACGCTCCGAGCTAACCCAGCTGGAAGTAGCCGAGCAGTTGCTCAAAACCATCGAGCTGCTTGACCGCAAGCACATTGAGGTCTTGTCGCGCCGCCACTTCCGCCTGGTCACGCTGCGGGCCCTGGGCGACGAGGCCGACGAAACCCCGCTGACGCCCAGCTTGCACGACTTTACCGAGCGGGAAGTGTTTGAGCGCCGCCTCGCCGACGAGCCCGAGGACAGCCGCCCGGAATTATTAGGCACCTTCGACGAGTTGCTGGAGTGGATGCACCAGGAGCAGCCGTAA
- a CDS encoding MBL fold metallo-hydrolase — translation MSPLPSSTASVQIQQFYDKGLAHASYAIRCGRQVAIIDPARDPQQYYDFADEHEADIVAVIETHPHADFVSSHLEIAQETDAVIYCSKLVKASYPHRPFDDGDRISLGTVELHAINTPGHSPDSISILLIDDLAQTRAVFTGDTLFVGDVGRPDLRESELVGGHKREELAAQMYHSTRNKLMTLPPTTRVYPAHGPGSLCGKTTSTDLDSTIGKELKTNYALQPMSEQEFVKVLLEDQPFVPKYFGHDVQLNKQGALPFEDSIRAVPRVQPNAALENAVVVIDTRPQAEFKQAHLPGAINLQDGGKFETWLGSVVGPNEPFYLIADSQIALDTVIRKTAKIGYEANIKGALLTPSVLPATSPAVDVERVRERPGDFTIVDIRNYTEAKQPVFADALVIPLPELRERAQEVPTDKPILVHCAGGYRSAAGSSILEAALPGAEIYDLSEAITDFQKQAVH, via the coding sequence ATGAGTCCGCTTCCCAGTAGTACCGCGTCGGTACAGATTCAGCAATTCTACGACAAGGGCCTGGCCCACGCCAGCTATGCCATCCGCTGCGGCCGCCAGGTCGCCATCATCGACCCGGCCCGGGACCCGCAGCAGTACTACGATTTTGCCGATGAGCACGAGGCCGACATCGTGGCCGTCATCGAAACCCATCCGCACGCTGATTTTGTATCGTCGCACCTGGAAATAGCACAGGAAACCGACGCTGTTATTTACTGCAGCAAGCTGGTAAAGGCCAGCTACCCCCACCGCCCCTTCGACGACGGGGACCGTATTTCGCTGGGCACTGTGGAGCTGCACGCCATCAACACCCCCGGCCATTCGCCCGACAGCATCTCTATTCTGCTCATCGACGACCTGGCCCAGACCCGGGCCGTCTTCACCGGCGACACGCTTTTCGTGGGCGACGTAGGCCGGCCCGATTTGCGCGAGAGTGAGCTGGTAGGTGGCCACAAGCGCGAGGAACTGGCGGCCCAGATGTACCATAGTACCCGCAATAAGCTCATGACGCTGCCCCCCACTACGCGGGTGTATCCCGCCCACGGACCGGGCAGCCTCTGCGGCAAAACCACCAGCACCGATCTGGACAGCACCATCGGCAAGGAGCTCAAGACCAACTACGCTCTGCAGCCCATGAGCGAGCAGGAGTTTGTGAAAGTGCTGCTGGAAGACCAGCCCTTCGTGCCCAAGTATTTCGGCCACGACGTGCAGCTCAACAAGCAGGGCGCCCTGCCCTTCGAGGACAGCATCCGGGCCGTGCCCCGCGTGCAGCCTAATGCCGCGCTGGAAAACGCAGTGGTGGTAATTGACACCCGCCCGCAGGCCGAGTTTAAGCAAGCCCATTTGCCGGGCGCCATCAATCTGCAGGACGGGGGCAAGTTTGAAACCTGGTTGGGCTCGGTAGTAGGCCCCAACGAGCCGTTCTACCTCATTGCCGATTCGCAGATTGCCTTGGATACCGTGATTCGCAAAACCGCCAAAATCGGCTACGAGGCCAACATCAAAGGAGCCCTGCTGACGCCCTCGGTACTGCCTGCCACGAGTCCGGCAGTCGATGTGGAGCGGGTGCGCGAGCGGCCCGGAGATTTTACCATCGTCGACATCCGCAACTACACCGAGGCCAAGCAGCCTGTCTTTGCCGATGCCCTAGTGATTCCCTTGCCCGAGCTGCGGGAGCGCGCCCAGGAAGTACCGACCGACAAGCCCATCCTGGTGCACTGCGCCGGCGGTTACCGCTCGGCGGCGGGCAGCAGCATTTTGGAAGCCGCCCTGCCCGGCGCGGAAATCTATGATTTGAGCGAGGCTATTACCGACTTCCAAAAGCAGGCGGTTCATTAA
- a CDS encoding T9SS type A sorting domain-containing protein, whose translation MKFRQVLILLVGSTPFFSATAQSPWEAVPNAPNYFTDIPGGDVSGFKSPQPNVVWGMFTKAPVRGYYNSTVLRTTDNGQTWQEHEVAAGSFTTPPAGSFAENLFALDDQRAWVITQNAVSATRTLLRTTAGPANFSVVSAALPAAFDHIYFFTPTTGVAFVATAAGSNWQIYRTTDGGSTWTSVATTIQATGSKESVTPSYALIGNSLWLGTTANTILRTTDAGLTWSATRSGIKLTGLTFRDGVHGIAFGTAGGSNTGSGTERLLRTSDGGASWNPVTPQGPVRSQLLTAIPGSGGTYVSWGYYSVSPNYRLVGSDFSISKDEGATWQSIIADENIRYAQLAPSTDGMLWLATSFDYSPGRYTYNQYMIMRYKGGSVLKAASPQKVLALGLYPNPTTGVVQLAAPAAGGEQITVYDLAGRVQQTQQLLKGQQQLDLSGRAAGMYQIILSTSQGQRYAQKLLLTAR comes from the coding sequence ATGAAATTCAGACAAGTACTTATTCTGCTGGTTGGCAGCACCCCATTTTTCAGCGCTACAGCCCAGTCCCCTTGGGAAGCAGTGCCCAACGCGCCCAATTACTTTACCGACATTCCGGGCGGTGATGTATCCGGCTTTAAGTCGCCGCAGCCGAACGTGGTGTGGGGGATGTTTACCAAGGCTCCCGTGCGGGGGTACTACAACTCCACGGTTCTGCGCACAACGGATAATGGGCAAACCTGGCAGGAGCACGAAGTAGCCGCGGGTTCATTCACTACCCCGCCTGCTGGGTCCTTTGCCGAAAACCTGTTTGCCCTGGACGACCAGCGGGCGTGGGTAATTACCCAGAATGCTGTTTCGGCTACTCGTACGCTACTCCGCACGACGGCCGGGCCCGCTAATTTCAGCGTGGTGTCAGCTGCTTTGCCCGCGGCTTTTGACCATATCTACTTTTTTACGCCTACTACCGGCGTGGCTTTCGTGGCTACCGCTGCTGGGAGCAACTGGCAAATTTACCGCACAACCGATGGGGGCAGTACCTGGACGAGCGTGGCTACTACCATCCAAGCAACTGGTAGCAAGGAGTCTGTTACGCCTAGCTATGCTCTGATTGGCAATTCCTTGTGGCTGGGTACTACGGCGAATACAATCTTGCGGACAACCGATGCCGGCCTGACATGGTCGGCTACGCGCAGTGGTATCAAGCTGACCGGACTAACCTTTCGGGATGGGGTGCATGGTATAGCGTTTGGAACGGCGGGCGGCAGCAATACCGGTTCAGGCACGGAGCGCCTTTTGCGCACCAGTGATGGTGGCGCTTCCTGGAACCCGGTTACACCTCAGGGGCCCGTGCGTAGCCAGCTTCTAACGGCAATTCCGGGCTCGGGGGGCACTTATGTAAGCTGGGGGTATTATTCTGTAAGTCCGAATTATCGCTTAGTAGGATCAGATTTTTCCATTTCAAAGGATGAAGGCGCCACTTGGCAGTCTATTATTGCTGACGAGAATATTCGCTATGCGCAGCTAGCGCCCAGCACCGATGGGATGCTCTGGCTTGCTACTTCGTTTGACTATTCGCCGGGGCGCTACACTTATAACCAGTATATGATTATGCGCTACAAGGGAGGCTCGGTGTTGAAGGCCGCCTCGCCGCAGAAAGTGCTGGCGCTGGGTCTGTATCCCAATCCGACCACGGGAGTGGTGCAACTAGCTGCCCCGGCCGCGGGGGGTGAGCAGATTACCGTGTATGACCTGGCCGGGCGGGTGCAGCAAACGCAGCAGCTACTCAAAGGACAGCAGCAGCTAGATCTATCAGGCCGGGCCGCGGGTATGTATCAGATCATCTTGTCTACCTCCCAAGGCCAGCGGTACGCGCAAAAACTGCTCCTGACGGCTCGGTAG
- a CDS encoding amino acid permease, translated as MANIFAKKPLAQLLGEANSTGHGTLKRTLGAGNLVALGVGAIIGAGLFVRTAAAAAQASGPGVTLAFVVAAIGCVFAGLCYAEFAAMIPIAGSAYTYAYTTMGEFVAWIIGWALIMEYALGAATVSIAWSEYLNKLLEVFGTSVPYSLSHSPFESAVVNGVTETGIINLPALLVIVALSLLLIKGTQESALFNAVVVFLKVAIVLVFIAVGWQFINPANHTPYLIPENAEPVKNAAGTVVREYTEWNKHGWGGILGGAAIVFFAFIGFDAVSTAAQEAKNPKRDMPIGILGSLAVCTVLYILFGHVLTGVANWREFADPAKGGEASVTYAIKAHMPGFEWLSTAVTVAILLGFSSVILVMLMGQSRVFFSMAKDGLMPKAFSELHPRFATPYKSNLALLVFVGGFAAFVPGSLAGDLTSFGTLLAFVLVSAGVWIMRRSDPEQHRPFRAPLSSPVFPFVPIMGILVCTSMILALDAFTLKVAMGWMALGFVVYFLYGKRNSMLQKGIVVVPTEMEEQAFIEPDVNNR; from the coding sequence ATGGCAAATATTTTCGCCAAAAAACCACTAGCTCAGCTACTGGGCGAGGCTAACTCCACCGGGCACGGCACGCTCAAGCGCACACTGGGCGCGGGCAACCTCGTGGCCCTGGGCGTGGGCGCCATTATTGGTGCGGGCCTGTTTGTGCGCACGGCTGCGGCAGCAGCCCAGGCCTCGGGCCCCGGCGTCACACTGGCGTTTGTGGTAGCGGCTATCGGCTGCGTATTCGCCGGCTTGTGCTACGCCGAGTTTGCCGCCATGATTCCCATTGCCGGCTCGGCCTACACCTATGCCTACACCACGATGGGGGAGTTTGTGGCCTGGATTATTGGCTGGGCGCTGATCATGGAATACGCGCTGGGGGCCGCTACGGTGTCTATTGCCTGGAGCGAATACCTGAACAAGCTCTTAGAGGTCTTTGGCACCAGTGTGCCCTACAGCTTAAGCCATTCCCCGTTTGAAAGCGCCGTGGTAAATGGCGTAACGGAAACCGGCATTATCAACCTGCCCGCGCTGCTGGTTATCGTGGCGTTGTCGTTGCTGCTGATCAAGGGCACCCAAGAGTCGGCCTTGTTCAATGCTGTGGTGGTGTTCCTGAAGGTGGCCATCGTGCTGGTATTCATTGCCGTAGGCTGGCAGTTTATCAACCCCGCCAACCATACGCCCTATTTGATTCCCGAAAACGCGGAGCCCGTGAAAAACGCGGCCGGCACCGTTGTGCGCGAGTACACGGAGTGGAACAAGCACGGCTGGGGTGGTATTCTGGGGGGCGCGGCCATCGTGTTCTTCGCCTTTATCGGCTTTGATGCCGTGAGCACCGCCGCCCAGGAAGCCAAGAATCCCAAGCGTGACATGCCCATCGGTATTCTCGGCTCGTTGGCCGTTTGCACCGTGCTTTATATCCTGTTCGGGCACGTGCTGACGGGCGTGGCTAACTGGCGTGAATTTGCTGATCCGGCTAAGGGCGGGGAAGCTTCCGTAACGTACGCCATCAAGGCGCACATGCCCGGTTTTGAGTGGTTGAGCACGGCCGTAACGGTGGCTATCCTGCTGGGTTTTTCGTCCGTAATCCTGGTGATGCTGATGGGGCAGAGCCGTGTGTTCTTTTCCATGGCCAAAGACGGCCTGATGCCCAAGGCGTTTTCGGAATTGCACCCGCGTTTTGCTACCCCTTATAAATCGAACCTGGCGTTGCTCGTGTTCGTGGGCGGCTTTGCGGCGTTTGTGCCCGGCTCCCTGGCCGGCGACTTGACCTCGTTTGGTACCCTGCTGGCCTTCGTGCTGGTATCGGCCGGCGTCTGGATCATGCGCCGCTCCGACCCCGAGCAGCATCGTCCGTTCCGCGCGCCGCTGTCGTCGCCTGTGTTTCCCTTCGTGCCCATCATGGGTATTCTGGTGTGCACCAGCATGATTCTGGCCCTCGACGCCTTTACGCTGAAGGTAGCAATGGGCTGGATGGCCCTGGGCTTCGTCGTGTACTTCCTCTACGGCAAACGCAACTCCATGCTGCAGAAAGGCATTGTGGTAGTGCCTACCGAAATGGAAGAGCAGGCCTTTATCGAGCCCGACGTCAACAACCGCTAG
- a CDS encoding DUF2945 domain-containing protein, producing the protein MRKGTQVSWKYGTGTATGKIEETHKEPVTRKLKGSDITRNGTPENPAYVIVQDNGDRVIKLQSEVKPVKK; encoded by the coding sequence ATGCGCAAAGGCACCCAAGTCAGCTGGAAATACGGCACCGGCACGGCCACCGGCAAGATTGAAGAAACCCACAAGGAACCCGTGACGCGCAAGCTCAAGGGCAGCGACATCACCCGCAACGGCACCCCGGAAAACCCGGCTTATGTCATCGTGCAAGACAACGGCGACCGGGTCATTAAGCTGCAAAGCGAAGTGAAGCCGGTAAAGAAGTAA
- a CDS encoding amidohydrolase family protein codes for MSLFLRQLGLAGGLLLSSVVAYAQPSTYPRNGVYDQRPGLYAFTHATIFTDYKTRLTDATLLIRDGRVEAVGTGVKIPAGAVVTDLKGRYIYPGFVDLYASYGLPEVKAPERQGRRSGPQFESQKAGAYDWNQAIHPETSAAELFKVNDDQADAYRRLGFGAVLTQQADGIARGTAALVTLNTARKEQEVVLADRAAAAFSFDKGSSTQDYPSSLMGSIALLRQTYLDADWNQRNPTKEQNLSLRAFNQQRQLPQIFDVRDKQSALRADKVGDEFGVQYILKGRGDEYQRLADIQATKAPLIVSLNFPDAYNVDDVYDASRISLEELKHWEMAPANAAILAKAGVPFVLSAADLKDKKKFLPNLKKAIQHGLTEEQALRALTATPAELLKMQNQVGSLKAGMVANFLVCSNRLFADDNVLLDNWVQGQRYQLSTVPSDYRGMYTLKIGSQPELKMLVAGKPEAPEMRIVMAPKDTVRGALSVNGELATIVYNPTPKTKGAAVRLSGFYTPETRLFQGDGQLADASQVKWSAQRQEEATRAARRDSAKAPEPIQIGQALFPFVAFGRTQVPQQETVLIKNATVWTSEAAGKLENTDVLLQNGKIQKIGKNLSVPKGGRSIDGTGKHLTPGIIDEHSHIAISEGVNEGTQAVTSEVRISDVVDAEDIDVYRDLAGGVVAAQLLHGSANPIGGQSALIKLRWGMTAEQMKIEDAPGFIKFALGENVKQSNWGEMNVLRFPQTRMGVEQVFVDAFTRAKEYEQEWKAWNKLGKGKQKKGEAPRRDLELEALVEILNQQRFITCHSYVQSEINMLLNTADRMGFKVNTFTHILEGYKVADKMKAHGVNASTFSDWWAYKNEVRDAIPYNAAIMHDAGLNVAINSDDAEMSRRLNQEAAKTVKYGGLSEEEALKLVTINPAKMLHLDKNMGSIKEGKDADVVLWTDHPLSIYAHPERTFVDGRQMFDVESDARMRQEVEKERLRIVQKMLDAKKAGAPTQGATAKANKHFHCDTMGEDKELDN; via the coding sequence ATGTCACTATTTCTACGCCAGCTAGGCCTGGCGGGCGGCTTGCTGCTGAGCAGCGTGGTTGCCTACGCCCAGCCCAGCACCTACCCGCGCAACGGCGTCTACGACCAGCGCCCGGGCCTGTACGCCTTCACCCACGCCACCATTTTCACCGACTACAAAACCCGCCTCACCGACGCGACCCTGCTTATCCGGGACGGTAGGGTAGAGGCCGTGGGCACCGGGGTGAAAATTCCGGCCGGGGCCGTGGTTACCGACCTCAAAGGGCGCTATATCTATCCCGGCTTCGTTGATCTGTACGCCAGCTACGGCCTGCCCGAAGTGAAAGCACCCGAGCGCCAGGGCCGCCGCAGCGGACCGCAGTTTGAAAGTCAGAAAGCCGGGGCCTACGACTGGAACCAGGCTATTCACCCCGAAACCAGCGCCGCTGAACTGTTCAAAGTCAACGACGACCAGGCCGATGCTTACCGCCGCCTGGGCTTTGGCGCGGTGCTCACCCAGCAGGCCGACGGCATTGCCCGCGGCACCGCGGCGCTGGTCACGCTGAATACGGCCCGTAAGGAACAGGAAGTAGTGCTGGCTGACCGCGCCGCCGCCGCCTTTTCCTTCGACAAAGGCAGCAGCACCCAGGATTACCCCAGCTCGTTGATGGGCAGCATCGCGCTGCTGCGTCAAACCTACCTCGACGCCGACTGGAACCAGCGCAATCCAACCAAAGAGCAAAACCTGTCGCTCAGGGCCTTCAACCAACAGCGCCAGCTCCCGCAGATTTTCGACGTGCGCGATAAGCAGTCGGCATTGCGGGCCGATAAGGTAGGCGACGAGTTCGGGGTGCAATACATCCTGAAAGGCCGCGGCGACGAGTACCAGCGCCTGGCCGATATTCAGGCTACCAAAGCTCCCCTCATTGTCAGCTTGAACTTCCCCGATGCCTATAATGTGGACGACGTGTATGACGCCTCCCGCATTTCGCTCGAGGAGCTCAAGCACTGGGAAATGGCCCCGGCCAACGCGGCCATCCTGGCCAAAGCCGGTGTGCCCTTCGTGTTGTCGGCCGCCGACCTCAAGGACAAGAAGAAGTTCTTGCCCAATCTGAAAAAGGCCATTCAGCATGGTCTCACCGAGGAGCAGGCCCTGCGCGCCCTCACCGCGACGCCCGCCGAGCTGTTGAAAATGCAGAATCAGGTGGGTAGCCTCAAGGCCGGTATGGTGGCTAACTTCCTGGTGTGCTCCAACCGCCTTTTTGCCGACGACAACGTACTGCTCGACAACTGGGTGCAGGGGCAACGCTACCAGCTCAGCACCGTGCCCAGCGACTACCGCGGTATGTATACGCTCAAAATAGGCAGTCAGCCCGAACTGAAAATGCTAGTGGCCGGCAAGCCTGAAGCTCCCGAAATGCGCATTGTAATGGCGCCCAAGGATACCGTGCGCGGGGCATTATCGGTAAATGGGGAGTTGGCTACTATTGTGTATAACCCCACGCCCAAAACCAAGGGCGCAGCTGTGCGCCTCAGCGGCTTCTATACGCCCGAAACCCGCCTGTTCCAGGGCGACGGGCAACTGGCCGACGCTTCGCAGGTGAAGTGGAGCGCCCAGCGCCAGGAGGAAGCTACCCGCGCTGCCCGCCGCGACTCGGCTAAAGCGCCTGAGCCCATACAGATTGGGCAGGCCCTGTTTCCCTTTGTAGCCTTTGGCCGCACCCAGGTGCCCCAGCAGGAAACGGTGCTCATCAAGAACGCCACGGTGTGGACCAGTGAGGCCGCCGGCAAGCTGGAAAACACCGACGTGCTGCTACAAAACGGCAAAATCCAGAAGATTGGCAAGAACCTAAGTGTGCCCAAAGGTGGCCGCAGCATCGACGGTACCGGCAAGCATCTTACGCCCGGCATCATTGATGAGCATTCCCACATTGCCATCAGTGAGGGCGTAAACGAAGGAACCCAGGCCGTGACCAGTGAGGTGCGCATCAGCGACGTCGTCGATGCCGAGGACATCGATGTGTACCGCGACCTGGCCGGCGGCGTGGTGGCCGCTCAGCTGCTGCACGGCTCGGCCAACCCCATCGGCGGGCAGTCGGCCCTGATCAAGCTGCGCTGGGGCATGACGGCCGAGCAGATGAAAATCGAGGATGCGCCGGGCTTCATCAAGTTTGCCTTGGGCGAGAACGTGAAGCAAAGCAACTGGGGCGAAATGAACGTGCTGCGTTTTCCCCAGACCCGCATGGGCGTGGAGCAGGTGTTCGTGGATGCCTTCACCCGCGCTAAGGAGTACGAGCAGGAGTGGAAAGCCTGGAACAAGCTGGGCAAGGGCAAGCAGAAGAAAGGAGAGGCCCCGCGCCGCGACCTGGAGCTCGAAGCCCTAGTCGAAATCCTGAACCAGCAGCGCTTCATTACCTGCCACAGCTACGTGCAGAGCGAAATCAACATGCTGCTGAACACAGCTGACCGAATGGGCTTTAAGGTCAACACCTTCACCCATATTCTGGAAGGCTATAAGGTGGCCGACAAGATGAAGGCCCACGGCGTGAATGCCAGTACCTTCTCCGACTGGTGGGCCTACAAAAACGAAGTGCGCGACGCTATTCCCTACAACGCGGCCATTATGCACGACGCGGGCCTGAACGTGGCCATCAACTCGGACGACGCCGAAATGAGCCGCCGCCTCAACCAGGAAGCGGCCAAAACGGTGAAGTACGGCGGGTTGTCGGAAGAGGAGGCCCTGAAGCTGGTGACCATCAACCCGGCCAAGATGCTCCACCTCGACAAGAACATGGGCAGCATCAAGGAAGGTAAGGACGCCGACGTGGTACTCTGGACCGACCACCCGCTGAGCATCTACGCCCACCCGGAGCGCACCTTCGTCGATGGCCGTCAGATGTTCGACGTCGAGTCGGACGCCCGCATGCGCCAGGAAGTGGAAAAGGAGCGGCTGCGCATCGTGCAGAAAATGCTGGACGCTAAGAAAGCCGGCGCCCCCACGCAAGGTGCTACGGCCAAGGCCAACAAGCACTTCCACTGCGACACGATGGGCGAAGACAAGGAACTGGACAACTAA
- a CDS encoding amidohydrolase family protein, whose product MRFSALFLSLSLLTATPLLAQVPAPAPAQSKPVLLVGGTLHVGNGTVVPDAAVAFDKGRITYAGAQSGFSQDKSAYEVVDVKGQEIYPGLILPNTTLGLTEVEAIRATVDEREVGMLNPNVRALIAYNTDSDIIPTVRTNGVLLAQVTPRGGMLSGQSSIVQLDAWNWQDAAVKADDGLHLNWPPMVIKLNPSEDQTAVDRREKARQQQLRELEQLLSEASAYRALPASRKENLRLSSLSGLFDGSKTLFIHADYGKEIIEGVRFAKRLGVQKVTVIGARDAWMMLDFLKQNDVAVVLSRIHALPRRAGDDYDLPYKLPSLLQQAGVRFCLDYEGDQETAGSRNLAFIAGTAAGHGLTKEQALTAVTLSPARIMGLDKDYGSLEAGKSATLVVSSGDLLDMRTNNVTHAFIDGRAFNMTNKQTYLNQKFRSKYGMK is encoded by the coding sequence ATGCGTTTTTCCGCATTATTTCTTTCTCTAAGCTTGCTCACGGCCACGCCGCTGCTGGCCCAAGTGCCTGCCCCGGCGCCGGCCCAGAGCAAGCCTGTGCTGCTCGTGGGCGGCACGCTGCACGTAGGCAACGGCACCGTGGTGCCCGACGCCGCCGTGGCTTTCGACAAAGGCCGCATCACCTACGCCGGAGCCCAGTCGGGCTTTAGCCAGGATAAGTCGGCCTACGAGGTGGTCGACGTGAAAGGCCAGGAAATTTACCCCGGCCTGATTCTGCCCAACACAACCCTGGGCCTGACCGAAGTAGAAGCCATCCGGGCAACCGTCGACGAGCGGGAAGTGGGCATGCTCAACCCCAACGTGCGGGCCCTAATAGCCTACAACACCGATTCCGACATTATCCCCACGGTGCGCACCAACGGCGTGCTGCTGGCTCAAGTGACGCCCCGGGGCGGCATGCTCTCGGGCCAGAGCAGCATCGTGCAGCTCGATGCCTGGAACTGGCAGGACGCAGCCGTAAAAGCCGACGACGGCCTGCACCTGAACTGGCCTCCGATGGTCATCAAACTCAACCCGAGCGAAGACCAGACAGCTGTAGACCGGCGCGAAAAAGCACGGCAGCAGCAGTTGCGCGAGCTGGAGCAACTGCTCTCGGAGGCCTCGGCCTACCGCGCCCTGCCAGCCAGCCGCAAGGAAAACCTGCGCCTCTCGTCGCTGAGCGGCCTATTCGACGGCTCCAAAACGCTGTTTATTCACGCCGACTACGGCAAGGAAATCATTGAAGGCGTCCGGTTTGCCAAACGCCTGGGCGTGCAGAAAGTCACCGTCATCGGGGCCCGCGACGCCTGGATGATGCTCGACTTTCTCAAGCAAAACGATGTGGCCGTGGTGCTGTCCCGCATTCACGCCCTGCCCCGCCGCGCCGGCGACGACTACGACCTGCCCTACAAGCTGCCTAGCCTGCTGCAACAAGCCGGGGTGCGGTTCTGCCTCGACTACGAGGGCGACCAGGAAACGGCTGGCTCGCGCAATCTGGCCTTTATTGCCGGGACCGCCGCCGGCCATGGCCTGACCAAGGAGCAGGCCCTGACGGCCGTTACGCTGAGCCCAGCCCGCATCATGGGCCTCGATAAGGACTACGGCAGCCTCGAAGCCGGCAAAAGTGCTACGCTCGTGGTAAGCAGCGGCGACTTGCTCGACATGCGGACTAATAACGTGACCCACGCCTTTATCGATGGCCGGGCTTTCAACATGACCAATAAGCAAACCTACCTGAACCAGAAGTTTCGCTCCAAATACGGAATGAAGTAG